From a single Alkalihalophilus pseudofirmus genomic region:
- a CDS encoding aldo/keto reductase, protein MVMSLQEAATLHNGVKMPWFGLGVYKVKDGSEASESVRIAIQNGYRSIDTAAIYKNEEGVGQGIKESGIPREELFITSKVWNADQGYESTLAAFDQSLKRLELDYLDLYLIHWPVEGKFIETWKALEKLYKDGKVKAVGVSNFHIHHLRDLLKEAEIKPMVNQVEFHPHLTQVELKQFCESEGIQLEAWSPLKQGELLEDETIKEIAESYRKSPAQIILRWDLQQKVITIPKSIKEYRIIANADIFDFELTNEDMDRINALNKDERCGPDPDNFDF, encoded by the coding sequence ATGGTTATGAGTTTGCAAGAGGCAGCTACGTTACATAATGGAGTGAAAATGCCTTGGTTTGGCCTTGGCGTATATAAAGTGAAAGATGGGTCTGAGGCAAGTGAATCAGTTCGTATTGCGATTCAAAATGGATACAGAAGTATTGATACGGCTGCGATATATAAAAACGAAGAAGGGGTAGGACAAGGTATTAAAGAGTCAGGTATTCCTCGGGAAGAATTGTTTATCACTTCTAAAGTATGGAACGCTGATCAAGGCTATGAATCAACCCTTGCAGCATTCGATCAGAGCTTAAAACGTCTTGAGCTCGATTATTTAGATTTATACCTCATTCACTGGCCTGTTGAAGGGAAATTCATTGAGACATGGAAAGCGCTTGAGAAGCTTTATAAAGATGGGAAAGTAAAGGCTGTCGGTGTAAGTAATTTCCACATTCATCACCTTCGTGACCTTTTAAAAGAAGCTGAGATTAAGCCGATGGTCAACCAAGTAGAGTTTCACCCGCATCTTACCCAAGTAGAATTAAAGCAATTTTGTGAGAGTGAAGGGATTCAGCTTGAAGCATGGTCTCCGTTAAAGCAAGGTGAATTACTAGAAGATGAGACCATTAAAGAAATAGCTGAATCGTACAGAAAATCACCTGCTCAAATTATTTTGCGCTGGGACCTTCAGCAAAAAGTCATTACAATCCCTAAATCTATTAAAGAATATCGCATTATTGCCAATGCGGATATTTTTGACTTTGAATTAACAAATGAAGATATGGATCGTATTAATGCATTAAACAAAGATGAGCGCTGCGGCCCAGATCCTGATAATTTTGATTTTTAA
- a CDS encoding small multi-drug export protein — MFQSLWEYILVFLAAATPWLEAIVVIPIGIIRGLNPVLVSIVGFVGNMLTVLLVVIFYEKFEAWRARRREETGIEEKPPTKRQERAKRVWNRYGLPGLSVGGPLILGTHLTILMALALGAKKQAATWWMTISLIAWILIFAIGTYYGFAWFTS, encoded by the coding sequence ATGTTTCAATCATTATGGGAGTATATATTAGTATTTCTAGCGGCGGCTACGCCATGGCTTGAAGCGATCGTCGTTATACCGATCGGAATTATTCGAGGATTAAATCCAGTGCTCGTATCAATTGTTGGGTTTGTCGGTAACATGCTGACTGTTTTACTTGTCGTTATTTTCTATGAAAAATTCGAGGCATGGAGAGCACGCAGACGTGAGGAGACAGGAATCGAAGAAAAGCCTCCTACAAAGCGTCAGGAGCGCGCTAAGCGAGTCTGGAACCGTTATGGTCTTCCCGGCCTTTCCGTTGGAGGACCGCTCATTCTAGGCACTCATTTAACGATCCTTATGGCGCTCGCACTTGGGGCAAAAAAACAAGCTGCTACTTGGTGGATGACCATAAGCTTAATTGCTTGGATTCTTATTTTTGCTATCGGCACCTATTATGGATTTGCCTGGTTCACTAGTTAG
- the tenA gene encoding thiaminase II, whose protein sequence is MSFSARLHQNSLPIWEASHNHPFVKGIGDGTLDIEKFKFFMKQDYVYLIDYARLFALASMKATSLKNMALFAKMLDATLNIEMDLHRQYAERLGISAEELEATQAAPMTLAYSSYMLSVSERGSLIDLVTAILPCAWSYYEIGKKLAEIPGAMEHEFYGEWITMYQSEEFGEIADWLINLLDELALGLPESELARLEEIFLNTSRFEYMFWDMSYKEESWPSHVR, encoded by the coding sequence ATGTCATTTTCAGCACGTTTACATCAAAATTCCCTACCCATTTGGGAGGCTAGTCACAACCATCCGTTTGTAAAAGGAATCGGGGACGGGACACTTGATATTGAGAAATTTAAGTTTTTTATGAAACAAGATTATGTCTACCTAATTGATTACGCCAGACTATTTGCGCTTGCAAGTATGAAAGCAACTTCACTTAAAAATATGGCCCTATTTGCCAAAATGCTTGACGCCACATTAAACATTGAGATGGACCTTCACAGGCAATATGCAGAGAGACTTGGGATCTCGGCTGAAGAGTTAGAAGCTACCCAAGCTGCACCGATGACATTAGCCTACAGCAGTTATATGTTAAGTGTTTCTGAGCGAGGCTCTTTAATTGATCTAGTGACTGCCATTCTCCCTTGTGCTTGGAGCTATTATGAGATTGGAAAGAAGCTCGCAGAAATACCAGGAGCCATGGAACATGAATTTTATGGTGAGTGGATTACGATGTATCAATCTGAAGAATTTGGCGAAATCGCTGATTGGCTGATTAACCTGCTTGATGAATTAGCTCTTGGACTCCCTGAGAGTGAATTAGCCCGTCTTGAAGAGATTTTTCTTAACACAAGCCGCTTTGAATATATGTTTTGGGATATGTCTTATAAAGAGGAGTCTTGGCCTTCTCATGTCCGCTAA
- a CDS encoding ABC transporter substrate-binding protein has protein sequence MKKLYLFSLMLYLLVLAACGGEVTETSADSTDSLEDVDIMLDWYPNAVHTFLYTAIENGYFEEEGLNVNIIFPANPTDPINLTAAGELDFALSYQPDIITAKHQDLPIEAVAPIVRSPLNHVMFLADQNFSSPRDLEGKTVGYPGIPLNEQLLKTMVENDGGDFSKVKMIDIGFELGPAIMTERADAIIGAYINHEYPVLKHEGYDINYFNPTDYGVPSYYELVLITNEKLMNERQETVDAFWRAAVKGYEQMRDEPEASLNILLDNQEEANFPLIETVEKESLDILLSKMETEEEPFGTQSKEHWEQIENWLEETKE, from the coding sequence ATGAAAAAATTATACTTATTTTCGCTCATGCTTTACCTTTTAGTTCTAGCTGCTTGTGGCGGAGAGGTCACAGAAACGTCTGCTGATTCTACTGATTCCTTAGAAGATGTAGACATTATGCTAGATTGGTATCCTAATGCTGTTCATACCTTCCTGTATACCGCAATAGAAAATGGCTATTTTGAAGAAGAAGGATTAAACGTAAACATCATTTTCCCTGCCAACCCTACTGACCCTATTAACTTAACGGCAGCAGGAGAACTTGACTTTGCCTTAAGTTATCAGCCAGATATTATTACAGCCAAGCATCAAGACTTGCCTATTGAAGCGGTGGCTCCCATTGTACGAAGCCCTCTTAATCACGTAATGTTTTTAGCGGACCAGAACTTCTCAAGCCCTCGTGACTTAGAAGGGAAAACAGTGGGTTACCCTGGTATTCCATTAAATGAACAGCTGCTAAAAACGATGGTTGAAAATGACGGAGGAGACTTCTCTAAAGTTAAAATGATCGATATCGGATTTGAATTAGGTCCAGCCATTATGACAGAACGTGCTGATGCGATCATCGGAGCATATATTAATCACGAATATCCAGTGTTAAAGCATGAGGGTTATGATATAAACTATTTTAACCCGACAGACTACGGTGTTCCTTCTTATTATGAGCTTGTATTAATCACGAATGAAAAGCTGATGAACGAGCGGCAAGAAACCGTAGATGCTTTTTGGCGTGCGGCTGTAAAAGGCTATGAACAAATGAGAGATGAGCCTGAGGCGAGCCTTAATATCCTCTTAGACAACCAAGAAGAAGCTAACTTTCCTTTAATTGAAACAGTCGAAAAAGAAAGTTTAGATATCCTTTTAAGTAAAATGGAAACAGAAGAAGAACCTTTCGGAACACAAAGCAAAGAGCATTGGGAGCAGATTGAAAATTGGTTAGAAGAAACTAAAGAATAG
- a CDS encoding alkaline phosphatase, whose protein sequence is MKMFKRFAATALCTAMVVSGVSYVQHVNAGPPSHSNAKVENVIFMIPDGYSASYATNYRIYKGEDTVLDSMLVGMMKTNSADNWVTDSAAAGTAMATGSKTNNGMVSVSPEGEILETVLEAASDAGKSTGLVATSTITHATPAVFGSHVESRGSEADIALQLINDVDVMLGGGKSNFLPKEENGNQAERNLVEEAKSNGYQFVETKEELLAMNGKQDKVLGLFADGGMAPELDRDHTEEPSLADMTTAALHSLSNNKKGFFLMVEGSQIDWAGHAHDAAWAMKDSEAFEMAVEEALEFAKKDGKTLVVVAGDHDTGGMSVGGYDEYLSKVDILRDVEATGDFMARELNEDRSNARDIVSQYANIELTEDEEARIQSAAVNQTAMTINQIISERAYVGWTSKAHTGVDVPLYAYGPQSDLFNGLLDNTDLPNRIAEAMKLEFGK, encoded by the coding sequence ATGAAAATGTTTAAAAGATTTGCCGCTACCGCTTTGTGCACAGCAATGGTCGTTTCAGGGGTTAGTTACGTGCAACATGTTAACGCAGGACCTCCCTCCCACTCAAATGCCAAAGTAGAAAACGTCATCTTCATGATTCCAGATGGTTATTCTGCTAGTTATGCGACGAATTATCGAATTTACAAAGGAGAAGACACAGTCTTAGATTCGATGTTAGTAGGAATGATGAAAACAAACTCCGCCGATAACTGGGTAACTGATTCCGCAGCAGCAGGAACCGCCATGGCAACGGGCTCTAAGACAAATAATGGTATGGTTAGTGTTTCTCCTGAGGGTGAAATTCTTGAGACAGTTTTAGAAGCAGCAAGTGATGCAGGAAAATCGACCGGGCTCGTTGCGACCTCGACCATAACGCATGCCACTCCGGCTGTGTTCGGTTCACATGTTGAGTCTCGCGGCAGTGAGGCTGATATTGCGCTTCAATTAATCAATGATGTAGATGTCATGCTTGGAGGGGGTAAAAGCAACTTCCTGCCTAAAGAAGAAAATGGAAATCAAGCAGAACGTAATTTAGTAGAAGAAGCTAAATCGAACGGATATCAATTCGTAGAAACAAAAGAAGAACTTTTAGCAATGAATGGCAAACAGGATAAAGTGCTAGGCTTATTTGCAGATGGCGGCATGGCACCAGAACTAGATCGGGATCACACAGAGGAGCCAAGTCTCGCAGATATGACTACAGCTGCACTACATTCGCTATCAAACAATAAAAAAGGGTTTTTCTTAATGGTAGAAGGAAGCCAAATTGATTGGGCCGGTCATGCACATGATGCAGCTTGGGCAATGAAAGACTCGGAAGCTTTTGAAATGGCCGTTGAAGAAGCATTAGAGTTTGCTAAGAAAGACGGTAAAACATTAGTAGTCGTTGCAGGAGATCATGATACAGGCGGAATGAGTGTTGGCGGTTATGATGAATACCTTTCAAAAGTTGATATTTTAAGAGATGTAGAAGCTACAGGAGATTTTATGGCTCGGGAGTTGAATGAAGATCGCAGTAATGCACGCGACATTGTAAGCCAATATGCCAACATTGAGCTTACAGAAGATGAAGAAGCTCGCATTCAATCAGCTGCTGTCAATCAAACAGCGATGACAATCAATCAAATTATCAGCGAACGTGCCTATGTGGGCTGGACATCAAAAGCACATACAGGTGTCGACGTTCCTTTATATGCCTACGGTCCGCAATCAGATTTATTTAACGGTCTGCTAGATAATACAGACCTGCCAAATCGAATTGCCGAAGCAATGAAACTTGAGTTTGGTAAGTAA
- a CDS encoding acetylornithine deacetylase, which yields MKSIAELIERVEEREEELICLLQQLVEYQTESPPARNTKEAQDFIAHYLADAGFDIDMWDVYPNDPNVVAVKKGTASAHHRSLLLNGHVDVASVSKDENWTYPPFKLTKEGRKVYGRGTADMKGGLAACLFAAKLLHEAGIELPGDLTIESVIGEEVGEAGTKECCDRGYRADFAIVADTSNCEIHGQGGVITGWVTVKSPKTFHDGLRRNMIHAGGGLYGASAIEKMTKLIQGLSELERHWAITKSYPGFPSGMNTINPAVIEGGRHAAFIADECSLWITVHYYPDETYQEVTREIEEHLLAVAAGDPWLKEHPPIFRWGGTSMIEDRGEIFPALPIDLEWDGLKLLESTHHKTFGVKTKVGMSSTVTDGGWLGDAGIPTVIYGPGELIHAHAVNEELSIDQLLDYTKTILTFIYEWCYKESQ from the coding sequence ATGAAATCTATTGCAGAACTTATTGAACGTGTTGAGGAAAGAGAAGAAGAACTAATCTGCCTGTTGCAGCAGCTAGTAGAATATCAAACGGAAAGCCCCCCAGCTAGAAATACGAAAGAAGCACAGGACTTTATCGCTCACTACCTTGCCGATGCGGGCTTTGATATTGATATGTGGGATGTTTACCCTAATGACCCAAATGTCGTAGCTGTTAAAAAAGGGACAGCTTCTGCTCACCACCGCAGTTTACTCTTAAACGGACATGTAGATGTAGCTTCCGTTTCCAAAGACGAAAACTGGACCTACCCCCCTTTTAAATTGACTAAAGAAGGACGAAAGGTGTACGGACGCGGAACGGCAGACATGAAAGGCGGTCTGGCTGCCTGCCTGTTTGCAGCAAAACTTCTCCATGAAGCAGGTATAGAACTTCCAGGTGATCTGACGATTGAATCGGTCATTGGTGAAGAAGTCGGTGAAGCTGGTACAAAAGAATGCTGCGACCGGGGCTACCGTGCAGATTTTGCGATTGTAGCTGATACGAGTAATTGCGAGATTCACGGGCAAGGCGGAGTCATTACAGGCTGGGTAACCGTGAAAAGCCCAAAAACGTTCCATGACGGACTGAGACGCAATATGATTCATGCTGGCGGCGGACTCTATGGTGCGAGTGCAATTGAAAAAATGACTAAGTTAATTCAAGGTCTTAGCGAGCTTGAGCGTCATTGGGCCATCACAAAGTCATACCCTGGTTTCCCAAGCGGTATGAATACAATCAACCCAGCTGTGATTGAGGGCGGCCGTCATGCGGCATTTATAGCTGATGAATGCTCGCTTTGGATTACAGTGCACTATTATCCTGATGAAACGTATCAAGAGGTCACCCGTGAGATTGAAGAACATTTACTTGCCGTTGCAGCTGGTGACCCTTGGTTAAAAGAACACCCTCCTATTTTCCGTTGGGGCGGTACTTCAATGATTGAAGACCGGGGTGAAATCTTCCCTGCCCTTCCAATAGATTTGGAGTGGGATGGGTTGAAGCTTTTAGAATCCACTCATCATAAAACGTTTGGTGTTAAAACAAAAGTCGGAATGTCTTCTACAGTGACAGACGGAGGGTGGCTTGGAGATGCTGGTATTCCAACCGTCATCTATGGTCCTGGCGAGTTAATCCATGCCCATGCTGTAAATGAAGAACTATCCATTGATCAGCTTCTTGATTATACGAAAACGATTTTAACGTTCATCTATGAATGGTGTTATAAAGAAAGTCAATAG
- a CDS encoding pyridoxamine 5'-phosphate oxidase family protein — MKIIRDRGEVDMEQLLKKSLFAHLATVEENVPRDSPVWFLWEEGKLWIIGDVNTDSFPRRIEAEPQCAVGIVEYDQRTGKVIHIGFRGVGEVVSFDQARANRLLARYLGADQDKWDPRFRSFGKTAILISITPETVVVRDQSYKVLE; from the coding sequence GTGAAAATCATACGTGATCGCGGAGAAGTCGATATGGAACAGCTGCTCAAGAAGTCTTTATTTGCCCATTTGGCTACAGTAGAAGAGAACGTCCCGAGAGATTCACCTGTTTGGTTTTTATGGGAAGAAGGGAAGCTGTGGATTATAGGAGATGTAAACACCGATAGTTTCCCGAGGAGAATAGAGGCGGAACCTCAATGTGCGGTAGGCATAGTGGAATATGATCAAAGGACTGGGAAGGTTATACATATTGGCTTTAGAGGAGTAGGGGAGGTTGTGTCTTTTGACCAAGCCAGAGCAAATCGCCTGTTAGCGCGTTACTTAGGAGCAGACCAAGATAAATGGGATCCACGTTTTAGGTCATTTGGCAAAACAGCCATCCTCATCTCTATCACACCCGAGACGGTCGTAGTGAGGGATCAATCATATAAAGTTTTAGAATAG
- the pssA gene encoding CDP-diacylglycerol--serine O-phosphatidyltransferase translates to MFLLEHLDQTVKKMKGQIANILTLMNLGLGALSIIFVLQNELRMGLLFITIAAVCDRLDGAAARRFQSTSEFGKQLDSLSDIVSFGVAPALLIHQAVLHEFGSVGAIFAIIFIICGAIRLARFNVTESHGFFVGLPITAAGCILTFSSLLVPFLEAYSFMFITMILALLMVSSFKVRKM, encoded by the coding sequence ATGTTCCTTTTAGAACATCTCGATCAGACGGTGAAGAAAATGAAAGGTCAAATTGCAAATATATTAACACTTATGAACCTTGGATTAGGTGCTCTCTCAATCATCTTCGTTCTGCAAAACGAACTTAGAATGGGATTGTTATTTATTACAATTGCAGCGGTATGTGACCGACTTGACGGAGCAGCAGCAAGACGCTTTCAATCTACGTCTGAATTTGGAAAACAACTAGACTCACTGAGTGATATTGTCTCTTTTGGAGTCGCACCAGCTTTATTGATTCATCAAGCTGTTTTACATGAATTCGGCTCAGTCGGGGCCATTTTCGCGATTATCTTTATTATTTGCGGAGCGATACGTTTAGCTCGCTTTAATGTAACGGAAAGTCATGGCTTCTTTGTTGGCCTTCCTATCACAGCTGCAGGATGTATCTTAACATTTTCATCTCTATTAGTTCCATTTCTAGAAGCATATAGTTTTATGTTCATTACGATGATCCTTGCCTTGCTTATGGTCAGCTCATTTAAAGTGCGTAAGATGTAG
- the mnhG gene encoding monovalent cation/H(+) antiporter subunit G produces the protein MTAVEIIISIFVLIGGFLSLLGSIGIIRFPDVYGRLHAATKSATLGVISIMLATFLFFFLVHGEFVGKLLLTILFVFLTAPVAGMMMGRSAYRVGVPLWEKSTQDDLKKMYEKKMKGSN, from the coding sequence TTGACCGCGGTTGAGATTATTATTAGTATCTTTGTTCTCATTGGCGGCTTTCTTAGCCTGTTAGGTTCGATCGGGATTATTCGTTTCCCTGATGTGTACGGCCGTCTCCACGCTGCGACAAAGAGTGCAACACTTGGTGTAATCTCGATTATGCTCGCAACGTTCTTATTCTTCTTCCTCGTTCACGGTGAATTTGTCGGAAAGCTGTTATTAACGATTTTATTCGTTTTCCTAACTGCTCCTGTAGCCGGAATGATGATGGGCCGTTCTGCTTATCGTGTAGGCGTGCCTTTATGGGAAAAGAGTACTCAAGATGACCTAAAGAAGATGTATGAGAAGAAAATGAAAGGAAGCAACTAA
- a CDS encoding M3 family metallopeptidase, whose product MKWDLDRITPRGQDKVEVPKYLKNIEEGLESLKVKIQKKKRSEVIDHILDLQKLYQSWYQLFEYVICLRSIDTTKEAPQIWLDQVNQVYSIYRIVESQVEIELAGLSEQEWKVLRGDKRLAEIRTHLKHGRDKQLSRNQAKEEAIFSLEADGLHAWGDLHQLAANRISFMLDEDELTAQNALSTIYYGSDRAKRVEGIKKWKEAWQHEAPLCAKALNHIAGFRLNAYKNQGMESSLEESLHLNRMNEKTLDAMWNTVLQHMEPFYNYIRHKHVLFKEDHLCWTDQFASLPQKQDKMHIPFKEGVEFIENHLKSFDENIAAFTRHIVENAWVDALPSESKSPGAFCAAFPIDKESRILMHYNQQIESVGVLAHEIGHAYHYKLLQELPMYRQDCPMVMAEIASTLTETIVMRAAIEKAEDYGEKLHLLNQQLVRDLVTIVNSYIRHQFEVVFYDKRTSGYVSTDELNMLMECIQKEVMNNLFDTYEPTFWASLRHFYFTHKPFGHYPYTVAHLISSGLYQFLKKSDDKGTLLKDILLDTSVLSVEELIKKYTGMNAGEEEFWLLSLEKVFEDIEEFIHLSQLVSLEDF is encoded by the coding sequence ATGAAATGGGATTTGGACCGAATTACACCGAGGGGGCAAGATAAAGTAGAGGTTCCCAAGTATTTAAAGAATATTGAAGAAGGTTTAGAAAGCCTTAAAGTCAAGATACAAAAGAAGAAAAGAAGCGAAGTAATAGACCATATCCTAGATCTGCAGAAGCTTTACCAATCATGGTATCAGCTATTTGAATATGTGATTTGTTTACGCTCTATCGATACAACAAAAGAAGCTCCTCAAATATGGCTTGATCAGGTCAATCAAGTGTATAGCATTTATAGAATAGTAGAATCGCAAGTGGAGATTGAATTGGCTGGACTGAGTGAGCAAGAATGGAAGGTCCTTCGCGGTGATAAGCGTTTAGCAGAAATTAGAACTCATTTAAAGCATGGTAGAGATAAACAGCTGTCACGTAATCAAGCGAAAGAAGAAGCGATATTTTCCTTAGAGGCAGATGGTCTGCATGCCTGGGGTGACCTTCATCAACTAGCCGCAAATCGCATCTCATTCATGTTAGATGAAGATGAGCTTACGGCACAAAATGCTTTAAGTACGATTTATTACGGCAGTGATCGTGCAAAAAGAGTTGAAGGAATCAAGAAATGGAAAGAAGCATGGCAGCATGAAGCTCCTCTTTGTGCAAAAGCACTCAATCATATAGCAGGATTCAGATTAAATGCTTATAAGAATCAGGGGATGGAATCATCTCTAGAGGAATCTCTTCATCTTAATCGGATGAATGAAAAAACGTTGGATGCTATGTGGAATACGGTGCTTCAGCATATGGAGCCTTTTTATAATTACATCAGACATAAGCACGTATTATTTAAGGAAGATCATCTATGTTGGACTGACCAATTTGCATCATTGCCCCAAAAGCAAGATAAAATGCACATTCCTTTTAAAGAGGGAGTTGAATTTATTGAAAACCATTTAAAGAGCTTTGATGAGAATATAGCTGCTTTTACTAGGCATATTGTTGAAAATGCCTGGGTTGATGCGCTGCCCAGTGAGAGTAAGAGTCCGGGGGCATTTTGTGCAGCGTTTCCAATTGATAAGGAATCACGGATACTCATGCATTATAATCAACAAATAGAAAGTGTTGGCGTGCTAGCACATGAAATCGGACATGCCTATCATTACAAGCTATTGCAAGAGCTGCCTATGTACAGGCAGGACTGTCCTATGGTCATGGCAGAAATTGCATCAACGTTAACAGAAACGATTGTCATGCGGGCGGCTATCGAGAAGGCAGAAGATTACGGTGAAAAATTACATTTGTTAAACCAACAGCTCGTTCGTGATCTAGTAACGATCGTAAACAGCTATATCAGGCATCAGTTTGAAGTTGTCTTTTATGATAAACGTACATCTGGCTATGTAAGTACTGATGAACTAAATATGCTCATGGAATGTATCCAAAAAGAAGTGATGAATAATCTTTTTGATACCTATGAGCCTACCTTTTGGGCCTCCTTAAGGCATTTTTATTTCACCCATAAACCGTTTGGTCATTATCCTTATACCGTTGCTCATTTAATCAGCAGCGGACTCTATCAATTCCTGAAAAAATCGGATGATAAAGGGACTTTGTTGAAGGATATTCTGCTTGATACATCTGTTCTATCGGTTGAAGAACTTATAAAAAAATATACCGGAATGAATGCAGGAGAAGAAGAATTTTGGCTGCTAAGCTTAGAAAAAGTGTTTGAGGATATTGAAGAGTTCATACACCTTAGCCAACTAGTGTCACTAGAAGACTTTTAA
- a CDS encoding ABC transporter ATP-binding protein: MSAKLLELRDITFTYKTAQRPTIERLNAEVYEGEFLSLIAPSGAGKSTIFRLLMGLEQPQHGEALFHNNSSAMGYMPQKDLLLEWRTVLENVTLPLELKGVNKKEAKTIAEPYFVQFGLEGTQHQYPRELSGGMRQRASFLRAMIRGSKLLLLDEPFSALDAMTRLHMQDWLQKVCSDLNLTVILITHDMDEALRVSDRILVFSSSPMSTYLELSIEEPHPRANLETLAPIKQQIMRQLFSGVDSI, from the coding sequence ATGTCCGCTAAGCTGCTCGAACTACGCGATATAACATTCACTTATAAAACGGCTCAGCGGCCAACGATTGAACGTTTAAATGCAGAAGTTTATGAGGGAGAATTTCTCTCTCTCATTGCACCGAGCGGAGCGGGTAAAAGCACTATCTTCCGTTTACTCATGGGCCTAGAACAGCCTCAGCACGGAGAAGCTCTTTTTCATAACAACAGTAGCGCTATGGGCTATATGCCGCAAAAAGACCTTCTTTTAGAGTGGCGTACGGTTCTAGAAAATGTTACCCTCCCGCTCGAGTTAAAAGGCGTGAATAAAAAAGAAGCAAAAACAATCGCCGAACCTTATTTTGTTCAGTTTGGATTAGAAGGTACCCAGCATCAATATCCTAGAGAACTTTCAGGCGGAATGAGGCAGCGTGCATCCTTTCTAAGAGCGATGATTCGGGGTTCTAAGCTCTTACTATTAGATGAGCCCTTCAGCGCCTTAGATGCCATGACCAGGCTCCATATGCAGGATTGGCTGCAAAAGGTCTGCAGTGACTTGAATTTAACTGTCATATTAATTACTCACGATATGGATGAAGCCTTAAGAGTAAGTGATCGAATCCTAGTCTTCTCTAGCAGTCCTATGAGTACTTATTTAGAACTGTCAATAGAAGAACCTCATCCTAGAGCAAATCTTGAAACACTGGCTCCAATTAAACAACAGATTATGAGGCAGCTGTTTAGTGGAGTTGATTCAATATGA
- a CDS encoding HU family DNA-binding protein: protein MNKTDLINSVSEQADLSKKDASKAVDAVFDSITNALVEGGKVQLVGFGSFEVRERSARKGRNPQTGQEIEIPATKNPAFKPGKQLKDAVN, encoded by the coding sequence ATGAACAAAACAGATCTAATTAATTCAGTATCAGAGCAGGCAGACCTTTCTAAGAAAGATGCTTCTAAAGCAGTAGACGCTGTATTTGACAGCATCACTAACGCACTTGTTGAAGGTGGTAAAGTTCAGCTAGTAGGTTTCGGAAGCTTTGAAGTACGTGAGCGTTCTGCACGTAAAGGCCGTAACCCGCAAACTGGCCAAGAAATTGAAATCCCAGCAACAAAGAACCCAGCATTTAAGCCAGGTAAACAATTAAAAGACGCTGTAAACTAA
- a CDS encoding ABC transporter permease, with amino-acid sequence MIKNYTAPGLLLLGLLISWEILAGFIDKPYLMPGPLAITDKLISLHSTLFFTHLPATLEVVITGLVISTILGVTVAICMHRCPVIERALYPLLVISQTIPIIALAPIFVLWFGYSVWSKVVVTVLITFFPITVNMYDGLKSTPKELKELFQTMNASPFATFMKLYVPHSLPSFLSGMKVAVPLSVVGAAIGEWLGAEAGLGYFSRRMMTQFDGAGVFAPIAWLALIGIIGFLLITILERYLLRWRT; translated from the coding sequence ATGATTAAAAACTATACAGCTCCCGGCCTGCTCTTGCTCGGGCTATTGATTAGCTGGGAGATCTTAGCTGGATTTATTGATAAACCTTACTTGATGCCAGGACCATTAGCTATCACAGATAAATTAATCTCGCTTCATTCAACTTTATTCTTTACCCACCTCCCTGCAACACTCGAGGTGGTGATTACAGGGCTTGTTATCTCCACTATTTTAGGAGTAACAGTCGCTATATGTATGCATCGCTGCCCGGTTATTGAGAGGGCTCTTTACCCGCTTCTTGTTATTTCACAAACCATACCTATCATTGCACTAGCACCGATCTTTGTGCTTTGGTTTGGCTATTCCGTTTGGAGTAAAGTGGTCGTCACTGTTCTTATTACCTTTTTTCCGATTACGGTCAACATGTATGATGGTTTGAAGTCAACTCCAAAGGAATTAAAAGAATTATTTCAAACAATGAATGCCAGCCCGTTTGCAACGTTTATGAAATTATATGTTCCCCATAGCCTGCCTTCTTTCTTATCAGGAATGAAAGTCGCTGTACCGCTCAGTGTCGTAGGAGCAGCGATCGGGGAGTGGTTAGGCGCAGAAGCTGGTCTCGGCTATTTCAGCAGACGAATGATGACTCAATTTGACGGGGCTGGCGTATTTGCTCCAATCGCATGGCTTGCGCTTATTGGAATCATTGGATTTTTACTTATCACTATTCTTGAACGATACCTATTACGTTGGAGGACTTAA